The window AGATATATTGAAATTGTACCGGAGATGACGAAGGAGCCCGATTATAGCAAGGCCCTCGCCGCCGTCAAAAATATCTGAGGTCGAAGGTAAAGCAGATTTACGCATATCTCCCTTCCCCCGGGACCGTCAGTATAGAACAGCCCGGTGCCCGGAAAAAGGGAGATACACTGTTTCATTATCTGCAAAATCGTTTGCGCCGACAATTTTGATAGGGGAAAGGTCAGGGCCTTTGGACGATCTCCCTGATCCATACTTCGCTCAGGCCATATTTTCTGGCGAGAGGCTTGTGGTTTGCACCGGTGAACTCACTCCGTATAAGGGCATCCCTTTTCTTTATGAGCACCTTATCCAGTTGCTGAAAATAATACCCGAGGCCGCCAAGTGTATCCGACAGTTTGACGGCATTTTCCACCCCCACCACCATGGCTACATCACGGTAACTCTCGGGAAGGTCCTCGAGGGTTACCTGGTCTACGACATGGGACATCCATTTCTTCATATATATACGCCCTCCTTGGTTATACTGAGGCAGCGACACGAGCCGGTCAGGCCGCCTCTTTATCAGCTATTCGTTCGGTGTTAGGCTCTACTAATAGCTGATCTTCCGTTTTCAGCAAGGCACCAACTTTTGCAAGGGTGCCGGCGTCAAGGCTTTTCATAGCTTCTTTGTCCGGCTCTTTCGAAATGCGCAGAAATGCGGCTAAACCCATTGCCTCCAGGGCGGCCACTGTCGCTTTTTTCGATCT of the Syntrophorhabdaceae bacterium genome contains:
- a CDS encoding Mor transcription activator family protein codes for the protein MKKWMSHVVDQVTLEDLPESYRDVAMVVGVENAVKLSDTLGGLGYYFQQLDKVLIKKRDALIRSEFTGANHKPLARKYGLSEVWIREIVQRP